In Agrobacterium vitis, one genomic interval encodes:
- a CDS encoding thiamine phosphate synthase: MKLDPFYLIVDSADWIERLIPLGVKLVQLRMKDIVESDLRAHIRTAKAVCQVHDCQLIINDYWQVALDEGCDFIHLGQEDLAQADVAAIRAAHARLGISTHDEAELEMALAAKPDYVALGPIWPTVLKQMKWAPQGLLKLSTWKATIGDIPLVAIGGITAERLDDVFSHGADSAAVVTDITRHKNPEKRTEEWLEKTEKWRQR, encoded by the coding sequence ATGAAGCTCGATCCATTCTACCTGATTGTCGATAGCGCCGACTGGATCGAGCGCCTTATCCCACTTGGCGTAAAACTCGTGCAGTTACGTATGAAGGATATCGTCGAAAGCGATCTGCGCGCCCACATTCGAACTGCGAAAGCCGTCTGCCAAGTCCATGACTGCCAGTTGATCATAAATGACTATTGGCAGGTCGCGCTCGATGAGGGCTGTGATTTCATCCACCTTGGCCAGGAAGATCTTGCACAGGCCGATGTCGCCGCAATTCGTGCAGCGCATGCGCGCTTGGGGATTTCGACCCATGACGAGGCGGAGCTTGAAATGGCGCTTGCCGCCAAGCCGGATTATGTCGCTCTCGGCCCGATTTGGCCGACGGTGCTGAAACAGATGAAATGGGCACCGCAAGGACTACTAAAGCTCTCGACCTGGAAAGCCACCATCGGCGACATTCCTCTTGTCGCGATCGGTGGGATCACAGCAGAGAGGCTTGATGATGTTTTTTCCCATGGTGCAGATAGTGCGGCCGTCGTGACTGACATCACCCGACACAAAAATCCGGAAAAAAGAACAGAAGAATGGCTGGAAAAGACGGAGAAATGGCGCCAACGCTGA
- a CDS encoding thiazole synthase yields the protein MLTLYGIELSSRLLLGTARYPSPAILAEAVRRSKTEIVTVSLRRETAGGKAGGAFFELIRELGVRVLPNTAGCHSVKEAVLTAKMAREVFRTNWVKLELIGHQDTLQPDVFQLVEAARILTEDGFEVFPYTTDDLVVGEHLLRAGCKVLMPWCAPIGSAMGPQNIPGLRAMRAEFPDLPLIVDAGIGRPSHATTVMELGFDAVLLNTAVAAAADPAAMAEAFANAIDAGHGGYLAELLEPRDMAVPSTPVIGKGVFA from the coding sequence ATGCTGACACTCTACGGAATCGAACTTTCATCTCGCCTGTTGCTCGGTACGGCCCGCTATCCGTCGCCCGCCATTCTCGCCGAGGCCGTGCGCCGCTCTAAAACCGAGATCGTCACCGTCTCCCTGCGTCGAGAAACCGCTGGTGGCAAAGCGGGCGGTGCCTTCTTCGAGCTGATCCGGGAGTTGGGCGTGCGGGTTCTGCCCAATACCGCCGGATGCCACAGCGTCAAGGAAGCGGTGCTGACGGCTAAAATGGCGCGGGAGGTCTTTCGCACCAACTGGGTCAAGCTGGAACTGATCGGCCACCAGGACACTCTGCAACCGGATGTGTTTCAACTGGTCGAGGCCGCCCGCATCCTGACGGAAGATGGTTTCGAAGTCTTTCCCTATACCACTGATGATCTGGTGGTCGGTGAGCATCTCTTGCGCGCTGGCTGCAAAGTGTTGATGCCGTGGTGCGCACCAATCGGCAGTGCCATGGGGCCGCAAAATATCCCCGGTCTTCGTGCGATGCGGGCTGAATTTCCAGATCTTCCATTGATTGTCGATGCTGGTATCGGCCGACCATCCCATGCGACCACGGTGATGGAACTGGGCTTCGACGCTGTTCTTCTGAATACAGCGGTGGCCGCAGCCGCGGACCCAGCTGCGATGGCCGAAGCCTTCGCAAACGCCATTGACGCGGGTCACGGTGGCTATCTCGCGGAATTGCTGGAGCCGAGAGACATGGCCGTTCCATCGACGCCGGTTATTGGCAAGGGAGTTTTTGCATGA
- the thiS gene encoding sulfur carrier protein ThiS, producing the protein MKLIVNGEPLDCSAPTLSALLKQLDYEGEWLATAINGDLVHAEDRQDCALNEGDRIEILSPMQGG; encoded by the coding sequence ATGAAACTTATCGTCAATGGTGAGCCTTTGGACTGCTCAGCCCCCACTCTTTCGGCTCTTCTCAAGCAATTGGACTATGAGGGCGAATGGCTGGCGACAGCGATCAATGGCGATCTCGTCCACGCCGAAGACCGGCAGGACTGCGCTTTGAACGAGGGTGACAGAATTGAAATTCTCTCACCAATGCAGGGAGGCTGA
- the thiO gene encoding glycine oxidase ThiO produces MSILIKGAGVAGLTLALELALRGINVAVRDIKTSVGQGASHYAGGMLAPYCEREAAEEQVLTLGLAAADWWEQALPGSVTRKGTLVLTPNRDIQDLNRFASRTSGYQWLDADGIAALEPDLAGRFRKGLFFTDEAHLDPRHALDGLYQALVQQGVSFYLGPDAELDTSRFDSIVDCSGAAAIDTIEDLRGVRGEMIYLQTADISLSRPIRLLHPRHPIYIVPRDNNCFMVGATMIEARDDGPISARSLMEFLNAAYTLNPAFGEARLIETGVGIRPAFADNLPRIVETPDGFAIAGMHRHGFLLSPAMARQAADQIEHATSNQPTRRATR; encoded by the coding sequence ATGTCCATTCTGATCAAGGGGGCCGGCGTTGCCGGCCTCACATTGGCGCTTGAACTTGCTCTACGCGGTATCAATGTCGCGGTGCGCGATATCAAAACCTCGGTAGGGCAGGGGGCTTCTCACTATGCAGGTGGGATGCTGGCACCTTATTGTGAGCGGGAAGCAGCAGAAGAGCAGGTTCTGACGCTTGGCCTTGCAGCAGCGGATTGGTGGGAACAGGCTTTGCCTGGTTCCGTGACGCGCAAGGGAACTCTGGTGCTGACCCCAAACCGCGATATTCAGGATCTGAACCGCTTTGCCAGCCGCACAAGTGGCTACCAATGGCTGGACGCCGATGGCATCGCCGCATTGGAACCGGATTTGGCCGGGCGTTTTCGCAAGGGCCTGTTTTTCACGGATGAAGCCCACCTCGATCCACGCCATGCATTGGACGGTCTTTATCAGGCGTTGGTGCAGCAGGGTGTTTCTTTCTATCTCGGACCTGATGCCGAGCTTGATACCAGCCGCTTTGACAGCATCGTCGATTGTAGCGGTGCTGCCGCAATCGATACGATTGAGGACCTGCGCGGGGTGCGCGGCGAAATGATCTATCTGCAAACAGCGGATATAAGCCTGAGCCGCCCCATCCGGCTGCTGCATCCGCGCCATCCGATCTACATCGTGCCACGCGACAACAATTGCTTTATGGTCGGCGCCACCATGATAGAGGCGAGGGATGACGGTCCGATCAGCGCGCGGTCTCTCATGGAATTCCTCAATGCTGCCTACACGTTGAACCCAGCTTTCGGCGAGGCCCGGCTGATCGAGACTGGCGTCGGCATTCGCCCGGCTTTTGCCGATAATCTGCCGCGCATTGTCGAGACACCAGATGGCTTCGCAATTGCCGGAATGCACCGTCATGGCTTCCTACTGTCTCCCGCCATGGCCCGGCAGGCGGCGGACCAGATCGAACACGCGACATCAAATCAACCCACTCGGAGGGCGACCCGATGA
- the thiC gene encoding phosphomethylpyrimidine synthase ThiC, with protein MNIAPQFPTPEVTTGTLPASAKVHISGEIYPQIRVPMRQITLHPTSGEPPVNVYDSSGPYTDPNATIAIDAGLPRVRAEWVVARGDVESYAGRHVKPEDNGFATGEKLTPEFPVRNAPLRAKPGQAVTQLAYARAGIVTPEMEFIAIRENIGRKAAKDALIREGESFGASIPDYVTPEFVRQEVAMGRAIIPANINHPEAEPMIIGRNFLVKINANIGNSAVTSSMAEEVEKMVWAIRWGADTVMDLSTGRNIHNIRDWIIRNSPVPIGTVPLYQALEKVHGIAENLTWDVFRDTLIEQAEQGVDYFTIHAGVRLSYIHLTVNRVTGIVSRGGSIMAKWCLHHHKESFLYEHFDEICDICRAYDVSFSLGDGLRPGSIADANDAAQFAELETLGELTKIAWAKDCQVMIEGPGHVPMHKIRENMDKQLKTCGEAPFYTLGPLTTDIAPGYDHITSGIGAAMIGWYGTAMLCYVTPKEHLGLPDRKDVKTGVITYKIAAHAADLAKGHPAAQVRDDALSRARFEFRWEDQFNLSLDPDTARSFHDETLPKEAHKVAHFCSMCGPKFCSMRISHDIRAEAQKEGLEAMAAKYRDGGDLYMPVSDEEKPSAGE; from the coding sequence ATGAATATCGCCCCACAGTTTCCGACCCCCGAAGTCACCACCGGGACGCTTCCCGCCTCCGCCAAGGTGCATATTTCCGGAGAGATCTACCCGCAGATCCGCGTGCCGATGCGCCAGATCACGCTGCACCCCACCTCAGGCGAGCCGCCGGTCAATGTTTATGACAGTTCCGGCCCCTATACCGATCCGAACGCCACCATTGCCATCGATGCAGGCTTGCCGCGTGTTCGCGCCGAATGGGTGGTCGCACGCGGTGATGTCGAATCCTATGCCGGACGCCACGTCAAGCCGGAGGATAATGGCTTTGCGACCGGTGAAAAGCTGACGCCCGAATTTCCGGTGCGCAATGCGCCCTTAAGGGCCAAGCCTGGCCAAGCCGTAACCCAGCTTGCCTATGCCCGTGCTGGCATCGTCACCCCGGAGATGGAGTTCATCGCCATCCGCGAGAATATTGGCCGCAAAGCTGCCAAGGACGCTCTGATCCGCGAGGGCGAAAGCTTTGGCGCGTCCATCCCGGATTACGTCACGCCAGAATTTGTCCGTCAGGAAGTGGCCATGGGCCGCGCCATCATCCCGGCCAATATCAACCACCCGGAAGCCGAGCCGATGATTATCGGCCGGAATTTCCTGGTGAAGATCAATGCCAATATCGGCAATTCCGCCGTCACCTCATCCATGGCCGAGGAAGTGGAAAAAATGGTCTGGGCGATCCGCTGGGGCGCCGATACGGTGATGGACCTCTCCACCGGGCGCAACATTCACAATATCCGCGACTGGATCATCCGCAATTCCCCGGTGCCGATTGGCACGGTGCCGCTCTATCAGGCGTTGGAAAAGGTGCATGGCATTGCCGAAAACCTGACCTGGGACGTGTTCCGCGATACGCTGATCGAACAGGCCGAGCAGGGGGTGGATTATTTCACCATCCATGCCGGCGTGCGCCTCTCCTATATCCATCTCACCGTCAACCGTGTCACCGGCATTGTGTCGCGCGGCGGCTCGATCATGGCCAAGTGGTGTCTGCATCATCACAAGGAGAGCTTCCTCTACGAGCATTTCGATGAAATCTGCGATATTTGCCGGGCTTATGACGTGTCGTTCTCGCTTGGTGACGGCCTTCGCCCCGGTTCGATTGCCGATGCCAATGATGCCGCGCAATTCGCCGAACTGGAAACGCTGGGCGAACTGACCAAAATCGCCTGGGCGAAAGATTGCCAGGTGATGATCGAAGGCCCCGGCCACGTGCCGATGCATAAGATCAGGGAGAATATGGACAAGCAGTTGAAGACCTGCGGCGAGGCGCCCTTCTACACGCTCGGTCCGCTGACCACCGACATCGCTCCCGGTTACGACCACATCACGTCGGGCATCGGGGCGGCGATGATCGGCTGGTACGGCACGGCCATGCTCTGCTACGTGACGCCGAAGGAGCATCTGGGCCTGCCGGATCGCAAGGACGTCAAGACAGGCGTCATCACCTACAAGATCGCGGCTCACGCCGCCGATCTCGCCAAGGGGCATCCGGCAGCCCAGGTCCGCGACGATGCATTGTCGCGCGCCCGTTTCGAATTCCGCTGGGAAGACCAGTTCAACCTGTCGCTTGATCCAGACACAGCCCGGTCCTTCCACGACGAAACCCTGCCAAAGGAAGCCCATAAGGTTGCGCATTTCTGCTCGATGTGCGGCCCGAAATTCTGTTCGATGCGGATTTCCCACGATATTCGCGCCGAAGCCCAGAAAGAGGGGCTGGAAGCCATGGCGGCCAAATATCGCGATGGTGGCGATCTCTACATGCCGGTCTCCGATGAGGAGAAACCGTCGGCGGGAGAATGA
- a CDS encoding dipeptidase yields the protein MTQTVPVFDGHNDVLLRLRRSGRPHPYQDFLQGGEAGHIDLPKARQGGLAGGLCAVFIPSPSFKPDDNGDFQAPAQPEALNETLAMARLLFEIEANSAGRVKVCRSAADIRHCLANEIFAAVFHIEGVEAIAADLDALYVLHQAGLRSLGPVWSRPNIFAHGVPFRFPSPPDIGPGLTDAGKDLIRACNELKIMVDLSHMNEQGFWDIAGLSNAPLVASHSNAHALCLHSRNLTDKQLDAIRDSGGLVGINFGVIFLREDGQRNLATPLDVLIDHIDYIVTRIGIDHVALGSDFDGTTVPDALKDATGLPLIVQGLEARGYDAASIAKVCHGNWISVLERTWGV from the coding sequence ATGACACAGACCGTTCCCGTTTTCGATGGCCATAACGATGTGCTGCTGCGGCTGCGCCGCTCTGGCCGTCCCCATCCCTATCAGGATTTTTTGCAGGGCGGCGAGGCCGGGCATATTGATTTGCCCAAGGCGCGCCAAGGGGGACTGGCCGGTGGACTTTGTGCCGTATTCATTCCCTCGCCAAGCTTCAAACCTGATGACAACGGGGATTTCCAGGCTCCGGCCCAGCCGGAAGCGCTGAATGAGACGCTGGCCATGGCCCGGCTGCTGTTTGAAATCGAGGCGAATTCGGCTGGTCGCGTCAAGGTCTGCCGCAGTGCCGCCGATATCCGGCATTGCCTGGCCAATGAAATCTTTGCGGCAGTTTTCCACATCGAAGGCGTTGAGGCCATCGCTGCCGATCTCGATGCCCTTTATGTGCTGCATCAGGCGGGGCTACGCTCGCTCGGTCCTGTCTGGAGTCGTCCGAATATCTTTGCTCATGGCGTTCCCTTCCGCTTTCCATCCCCCCCGGATATCGGCCCCGGTCTGACGGATGCTGGCAAGGACCTGATCCGTGCTTGCAATGAGTTGAAGATCATGGTCGATCTCTCTCATATGAATGAACAGGGCTTCTGGGATATTGCCGGTCTTTCCAATGCACCGCTTGTCGCCTCCCATTCCAACGCTCACGCGCTATGCCTGCATAGCCGCAACCTCACCGACAAGCAGTTGGATGCGATCCGTGACAGTGGTGGTTTGGTGGGTATCAATTTCGGGGTGATTTTCCTGCGCGAAGATGGCCAGCGCAATCTCGCTACACCGCTGGACGTGCTCATTGACCATATTGATTATATCGTGACGCGCATCGGCATCGACCATGTCGCACTCGGCTCAGACTTCGATGGCACCACTGTTCCAGACGCCCTGAAGGATGCAACCGGCCTGCCATTGATCGTCCAGGGGCTGGAAGCACGAGGGTATGATGCGGCATCAATTGCCAAGGTCTGCCATGGCAACTGGATTTCTGTGCTGGAGCGGACCTGGGGTGTTTAG
- a CDS encoding serine hydrolase domain-containing protein, with amino-acid sequence MEQMLNWKDAERTVNAALEPWRQDGPGGAVIGFDLDGIRFGLSGGVENLSTGAPFTPDSIIRYASVTKHAFCTLVLSDPDLIRLDDRLGVHLPELQEPLASVTVGRALDMSGGLPDTREALSLLGLSVYTETRSGPLLDFLSRQTRLNFAPGSEVSYSNTGYRLVEAALECKGIYFRDYIQGAGAETGAVFDAPDGWNDVVNGLAPGYWHDGQKWQLSAAGLHISASGSMTGSARSLALWLQALLKGEGALAGRLEAMAALRPLADGRPSGYGLGLARTRLGEKDFVGHGGSHPGYKTYFLLDPETGAGFVVVSNREDTNGAKIAQSGMIALFGLPLPRLSRALRDGLYVEDSGPNWIEVKASSILALDAEDAAYDDGDGWVSSRSSTSPLRLKMQGDDIIGDVGHGPRHYRPAKDTGVSPSLSGIWLSPESARFEIHGSMLVMGIGPTRQSMPLQALGGGRYLFTLHDGPWSKRICLNMLSENRLELVLARARMIEYQRAG; translated from the coding sequence ATGGAACAGATGTTAAACTGGAAAGACGCCGAACGGACTGTCAACGCCGCTCTTGAACCGTGGAGGCAGGATGGACCCGGTGGGGCGGTGATCGGTTTTGACCTAGATGGCATCCGGTTTGGGTTAAGCGGCGGCGTTGAAAACCTGAGCACGGGCGCGCCATTTACCCCGGATAGCATCATTCGCTATGCCTCCGTCACCAAACATGCCTTTTGTACGCTGGTTCTGTCTGATCCAGACCTCATCCGCCTTGATGATCGGTTGGGCGTGCATTTGCCGGAACTGCAAGAACCACTGGCCAGTGTCACCGTCGGCCGCGCCCTGGATATGAGCGGCGGCTTGCCGGATACCCGTGAGGCGCTGAGCCTGCTTGGGTTGTCGGTCTATACGGAAACCCGAAGCGGGCCGCTGCTGGATTTTCTCAGCCGACAGACCCGGCTGAACTTTGCCCCAGGTTCCGAGGTTTCCTATTCCAATACCGGCTACCGGCTGGTGGAAGCAGCACTAGAGTGCAAGGGCATTTATTTCCGCGATTATATCCAGGGTGCCGGCGCAGAAACCGGGGCGGTTTTCGATGCGCCGGATGGTTGGAATGATGTCGTCAACGGGCTTGCTCCCGGCTATTGGCATGACGGCCAGAAATGGCAGCTTTCAGCCGCTGGCCTGCATATTTCCGCCTCCGGCAGCATGACAGGCAGCGCCCGCTCGCTTGCTCTATGGCTGCAAGCCCTGCTGAAGGGAGAAGGCGCGCTGGCCGGGCGGCTCGAAGCCATGGCCGCTTTACGTCCACTCGCCGATGGCAGGCCAAGCGGTTACGGGTTGGGATTGGCACGCACACGGTTGGGCGAGAAGGACTTTGTTGGTCATGGCGGGTCGCATCCGGGCTACAAGACCTATTTTCTGCTCGACCCTGAAACCGGCGCTGGTTTCGTCGTCGTTTCCAACCGGGAGGACACTAACGGCGCCAAAATCGCCCAGTCGGGGATGATTGCACTGTTCGGTCTGCCCCTGCCACGCTTGTCGAGGGCGCTTCGTGATGGGCTTTACGTGGAAGACAGTGGCCCGAACTGGATTGAGGTGAAGGCAAGCAGCATTCTTGCGCTCGATGCCGAAGACGCGGCCTATGATGATGGAGATGGCTGGGTTTCCTCCCGGTCTTCCACCTCGCCGCTACGGCTGAAAATGCAGGGAGACGACATTATTGGCGACGTCGGCCATGGGCCGCGCCATTACCGACCGGCCAAGGACACTGGTGTTTCGCCGTCGCTTTCAGGCATCTGGCTTTCGCCGGAAAGCGCCCGGTTTGAAATCCACGGCTCCATGCTGGTGATGGGCATCGGCCCAACCCGCCAGTCCATGCCGTTGCAAGCGCTGGGTGGCGGTCGCTACCTCTTCACGCTTCACGATGGTCCCTGGAGCAAGCGGATCTGCCTGAACATGCTCAGTGAAAACCGCCTGGAACTGGTTCTGGCACGCGCCCGGATGATTGAGTATCAGCGGGCGGGATAG
- a CDS encoding D-amino-acid transaminase yields MSNPALRTVYLNGAFLAENEAHISIFDRGFLFGDGIYEVTAVLDGKLVDSALHMARLERSVGEIGGHLPVSTDEIVEIEQRLIAENGLKEGMIYLQYTRGAEDRNFLYSEDLAPTLLLFTQSKSLDVASVMEKGLKVKTVTDQRWARRDIKSVCLLPQVLAKRAAKAEGCDEAWMVEDGFVTEGASSTAYIVTADDKIITRANSNATLPGCTRLALLQLAKEHGLVIEERPFSVEEALAAREAALTSASNFIVPITTIDGKPVGDGKPGPVVTRLRALYMENARRTAI; encoded by the coding sequence ATGTCCAATCCCGCCCTTCGCACTGTCTATCTCAATGGCGCCTTCCTGGCCGAAAACGAAGCGCATATCTCGATTTTTGACCGTGGCTTCCTGTTTGGTGACGGCATCTATGAAGTGACCGCCGTGCTGGACGGCAAGTTGGTCGATAGCGCCCTGCATATGGCCCGGCTGGAGCGCAGCGTCGGCGAAATCGGCGGGCATCTGCCGGTATCGACGGATGAAATCGTTGAGATTGAACAGCGGTTGATTGCCGAGAACGGCTTGAAGGAAGGGATGATCTATCTGCAATATACAAGAGGCGCGGAGGACCGAAATTTCCTCTATTCCGAGGACCTCGCTCCGACCTTGCTGCTGTTTACCCAGTCAAAATCACTCGACGTTGCCAGCGTTATGGAAAAAGGCCTGAAGGTCAAAACCGTGACGGACCAGCGCTGGGCGCGACGCGACATCAAAAGCGTCTGCCTTCTGCCACAGGTTCTGGCCAAGCGCGCCGCCAAGGCCGAAGGATGTGACGAAGCCTGGATGGTGGAAGACGGTTTCGTGACCGAAGGCGCGTCCTCGACGGCCTATATCGTCACCGCCGATGACAAGATCATCACCCGCGCCAATAGCAATGCGACATTGCCCGGCTGCACCCGGCTGGCGCTGTTGCAATTGGCGAAGGAGCATGGACTTGTTATCGAAGAGCGCCCGTTCAGCGTCGAGGAAGCACTGGCGGCCCGCGAAGCGGCATTGACCAGCGCCTCGAATTTCATCGTGCCGATCACCACCATCGACGGCAAGCCGGTTGGTGATGGCAAGCCCGGCCCGGTGGTGACGCGGTTGCGGGCGCTGTACATGGAAAATGCCCGCAGGACAGCGATTTAA
- a CDS encoding DmpA family aminopeptidase, which produces MTENSRARFRELGGPIGHYPAGPLNAITDVTDVSVGHMTLIEGDRTRTGATAILPHGGNLFQDKVPAGFAVLNGYGKFAGSTQIVELGEIETPIVLTNTLAVGRAIEAINLYTLAQKGNERVTSLNAVVGETNDSRLNDISAARPDVTEISAAIAAAKPGPVEEGAVGAGAGTVAFGLKGGIGTSSRLVEIGNARYTLGVLVQSNYGGHLMVAGKPYRSDAVHDKDGSIVIVVATDAPLCARNLTRLAERCFGGLARTGAALSNGSGDYALAFSTAESVRRTPARRKAMMSVEHLSNDVVSPLFEAVIEATEEAILNSLTMAVSMTGVNAATGKPTVVSSISLDTIRRL; this is translated from the coding sequence GTGACGGAAAATTCGCGTGCGCGGTTCAGGGAGCTTGGCGGTCCCATCGGCCATTATCCCGCCGGACCGCTCAATGCCATTACCGATGTCACCGACGTTTCGGTTGGTCATATGACCCTGATAGAGGGGGATCGGACGCGCACCGGTGCCACCGCGATCCTTCCGCATGGCGGCAATCTGTTTCAGGACAAGGTGCCTGCCGGTTTCGCCGTTTTGAACGGTTACGGCAAATTTGCCGGTAGCACCCAGATCGTCGAGCTTGGTGAGATCGAGACCCCGATTGTGCTGACCAACACGCTTGCGGTCGGCCGCGCCATCGAGGCGATCAATCTTTATACGCTGGCCCAGAAGGGTAACGAACGCGTCACCTCGCTCAACGCCGTGGTCGGAGAGACCAATGACAGCCGCCTGAATGATATCAGCGCTGCCCGTCCCGATGTCACGGAGATTAGCGCAGCGATTGCGGCGGCAAAGCCTGGTCCGGTAGAGGAGGGGGCTGTTGGCGCTGGCGCGGGAACCGTGGCTTTCGGCCTGAAAGGCGGCATCGGCACCAGCTCGCGGCTGGTTGAGATCGGCAATGCCCGATATACACTTGGGGTCCTTGTACAGTCCAACTATGGCGGCCATCTCATGGTTGCGGGTAAGCCCTATCGGTCCGATGCGGTTCACGACAAGGATGGCTCCATCGTCATTGTGGTGGCGACCGATGCGCCGCTTTGCGCGCGCAATCTGACCCGGTTGGCAGAACGCTGCTTTGGCGGCCTTGCTCGCACCGGTGCTGCGCTCAGCAATGGTTCGGGCGATTACGCACTGGCCTTTTCTACGGCAGAGTCGGTCCGGCGCACGCCAGCCCGCCGAAAGGCGATGATGAGTGTCGAACATCTCTCCAATGACGTTGTTTCGCCGCTTTTCGAGGCTGTGATCGAGGCAACCGAGGAGGCGATCCTCAATTCACTGACCATGGCCGTTTCCATGACCGGCGTTAATGCCGCAACGGGAAAGCCGACCGTTGTTTCCTCTATTTCTCTCGACACGATCCGTCGTCTCTAA
- a CDS encoding nuclear transport factor 2 family protein has protein sequence MKIFLSIVALSLGLASGVFAQEPVRGVDNAEALFTSPDPVLNRNKQTTYKILKELLEANHWDRADLYLTERYIQHNPNAASGRQGVIDYFTKVRKVTPSPIPEKMQTKVVSVVAEGDIVTVAFPREMKDPKDPAKTYTTTWFDSWRFVDGKADEHWDSATKP, from the coding sequence ATGAAAATCTTTCTTTCCATCGTCGCGCTGTCACTCGGCCTCGCCTCGGGCGTTTTTGCACAGGAGCCGGTTCGTGGCGTTGATAATGCCGAAGCGCTATTTACCAGCCCCGACCCGGTGCTGAACCGCAACAAGCAGACGACTTATAAAATCCTAAAGGAACTGCTGGAGGCCAATCACTGGGACCGTGCCGATCTCTATCTGACGGAGCGCTACATTCAGCACAATCCCAATGCGGCATCGGGCCGTCAGGGCGTGATCGACTATTTCACCAAGGTGCGAAAAGTCACGCCGTCACCGATCCCTGAAAAGATGCAGACCAAAGTGGTCTCGGTGGTGGCTGAAGGCGACATCGTCACCGTCGCCTTTCCCCGTGAGATGAAGGACCCGAAAGATCCAGCCAAGACCTATACCACCACCTGGTTTGATAGCTGGCGGTTTGTGGATGGCAAGGCCGATGAACATTGGGATTCGGCGACAAAGCCCTAA
- a CDS encoding CaiB/BaiF CoA transferase family protein, with amino-acid sequence MSNAPLSGLKVIELARILAGPWIGQTLADLGADVIKVESPQGDDTRTWGPPFIDDGVEKAAAYFHACNRGKRSVTADFTRAEDIKTLRDLIASADVVIENFKVGGLAKYGLDYDSLKELNPRLVYCSVTGFGQDGPYAQRAGYDFMIQGMSGIMDLTGEPDGAPQKVGVAFADIFTGLYGVIAIQAALAQRLQTGRGQFIDMALFDCMSAVLANQAMNYAASGIVPKRMGNNHPNIAPYQTFAVADGHIIIACGNDGQFGRLCGVLGLSELAVTPEFSTNAARVAHRDQLTTVMEDKTRQFERDDLLARLEAAAVPAGPINTVADLFADPQFAFRQMKITPDGVPGIRTPIVFSDAELETARRAPRLGEHTAEVLAEIRHRKG; translated from the coding sequence ATGTCGAATGCGCCACTGTCGGGATTGAAGGTCATTGAACTGGCCCGGATTCTGGCCGGTCCCTGGATCGGCCAGACGCTGGCCGACCTCGGCGCTGATGTGATCAAGGTGGAAAGCCCGCAAGGCGACGATACCCGAACCTGGGGACCGCCCTTCATCGATGACGGTGTGGAAAAAGCCGCTGCCTATTTCCACGCCTGCAATCGCGGCAAACGGTCGGTCACGGCGGATTTTACCAGGGCTGAAGACATCAAAACCCTTCGCGATCTGATTGCATCCGCCGATGTGGTGATCGAGAATTTCAAGGTTGGCGGTCTTGCCAAATATGGCCTCGATTACGACAGCCTGAAGGAGCTTAATCCTAGGTTGGTCTATTGCTCCGTCACCGGCTTTGGCCAGGATGGGCCTTATGCGCAACGTGCCGGATATGATTTCATGATCCAAGGCATGAGCGGCATCATGGACCTGACGGGAGAGCCGGATGGTGCGCCGCAGAAGGTCGGCGTTGCCTTTGCCGATATCTTCACCGGGCTTTACGGAGTGATCGCGATCCAGGCGGCGCTGGCCCAACGTCTTCAGACCGGGCGCGGTCAGTTCATCGATATGGCACTGTTCGACTGCATGTCGGCGGTATTGGCCAATCAGGCGATGAATTACGCGGCGTCAGGCATCGTGCCGAAGCGCATGGGCAATAATCATCCCAATATTGCGCCCTACCAGACCTTTGCGGTTGCCGATGGCCATATCATCATTGCATGCGGCAACGATGGCCAATTTGGCCGGCTGTGTGGTGTGCTGGGCCTGTCCGAACTGGCGGTGACGCCTGAGTTTTCCACCAATGCCGCCCGTGTCGCCCATCGCGATCAATTGACAACCGTGATGGAAGACAAGACAAGGCAATTCGAGCGCGACGACCTTTTGGCGCGACTGGAGGCGGCGGCCGTTCCAGCCGGGCCGATCAACACGGTGGCGGACCTGTTTGCTGATCCGCAATTTGCCTTCCGGCAAATGAAGATCACCCCGGATGGCGTTCCGGGTATCCGAACACCGATCGTCTTTTCAGATGCCGAGCTGGAGACCGCACGCCGCGCACCGCGTCTGGGAGAACATACCGCTGAGGTGCTGGCGGAGATACGGCACCGCAAGGGTTGA